In Fusobacterium periodonticum ATCC 33693, the following are encoded in one genomic region:
- a CDS encoding ABC transporter ATP-binding protein, producing the protein MAMLEVKDLQVFYDNIQALKGISLEINEGEVVSIIGANGAGKTTTLQTISGLITPKSGSIIFEGKDLLKEKAHNICKLGIAQVPEGRRIFSKLAVKDNLKLGQFTIKDSAEKKEQDRADFYKVFPRMSERKNQLAGTLSGGEQQMLAMGRALMSRPKLLILDEPSMGLSPLFVKEIFEVIKQLKEKGTTILLVEQNAKMALSISDRAYVIETGEIVLEGNAKDLLHNDRVKKAYLGG; encoded by the coding sequence ATGGCAATGTTAGAAGTAAAAGACTTGCAAGTTTTCTATGATAATATACAAGCTCTTAAAGGAATTTCATTAGAAATAAATGAAGGAGAAGTTGTATCTATTATAGGAGCTAATGGTGCAGGAAAAACAACTACATTACAAACTATATCTGGACTTATAACTCCAAAAAGTGGTTCTATAATATTTGAAGGAAAAGATTTATTAAAAGAAAAAGCTCATAATATATGTAAATTAGGTATAGCACAAGTTCCAGAAGGAAGAAGAATTTTCTCAAAACTTGCTGTTAAAGATAATTTAAAATTAGGACAATTTACAATAAAAGATAGTGCTGAAAAGAAAGAGCAAGACAGAGCCGACTTCTATAAAGTTTTCCCTAGAATGTCTGAAAGAAAAAACCAGTTAGCTGGAACTCTATCAGGTGGAGAACAACAGATGCTTGCTATGGGAAGAGCCTTGATGAGCAGACCTAAACTTTTAATTTTAGACGAACCATCAATGGGACTTTCACCACTATTTGTTAAAGAAATTTTTGAAGTTATAAAACAATTAAAAGAAAAGGGAACTACTATCCTATTGGTAGAACAAAATGCTAAAATGGCTCTTTCTATCTCAGATAGAGCTTATGTTATAGAAACAGGAGAAATAGTTCTTGAAGGAAATGCAAAAGACTTGCTACATAATGATAGAGTAAAGAAAGCATACCTTGGAGGATAA
- a CDS encoding PhzF family phenazine biosynthesis protein, translated as MRIFVCDAFSSEIFKGNQAGVVILDEKENYPSENFMKNIAAELKHSETAFVKKIDNKTFKIRYFTPTDEVELCGHATISVFSTLRNLKIIDSGKYIAETLAGSLEIVVDENFIWMDMSLPKVEYIFNSDEIKELYSAFNLDMNQAPKDLIPKIVNTGLSDIIIPIEDKEVLDAFVMNKEKVIELSKKYNVVGAHLFSLDKEKNFTAFCRNIAPLVGIDEECATGTSNGALTHYLKEYNIISVKDINSFRQGEAMQRASTILSRYKEDGVTIQVGGNAVISFECKLY; from the coding sequence ATGAGAATTTTTGTATGTGATGCTTTTAGTTCTGAAATTTTTAAAGGTAATCAAGCAGGTGTTGTAATACTAGATGAAAAAGAAAATTACCCTAGTGAAAACTTTATGAAAAATATTGCAGCTGAACTAAAACATTCTGAAACTGCTTTTGTAAAAAAAATAGATAATAAAACGTTTAAAATTAGATATTTCACTCCAACAGATGAAGTTGAATTATGTGGTCATGCTACAATTTCAGTTTTTTCTACTTTAAGAAATCTAAAAATAATAGATTCTGGAAAATATATTGCTGAAACTTTAGCTGGATCTTTAGAAATTGTTGTGGATGAAAATTTTATTTGGATGGATATGTCCCTTCCAAAAGTTGAATATATTTTTAATTCAGATGAAATTAAAGAACTATATTCTGCTTTTAACTTAGACATGAACCAAGCTCCTAAAGATTTAATCCCTAAAATAGTAAATACAGGCTTAAGTGATATTATTATTCCTATTGAAGATAAAGAAGTTTTAGATGCTTTTGTTATGAATAAGGAAAAAGTAATAGAACTCTCTAAAAAATACAATGTTGTAGGAGCTCACCTTTTCTCTTTAGATAAAGAAAAGAATTTTACTGCTTTTTGTAGAAATATTGCTCCTTTGGTTGGTATAGATGAAGAATGTGCCACAGGTACTTCAAATGGTGCCTTAACTCACTATCTAAAAGAATACAATATCATTTCTGTGAAAGATATAAATAGCTTTAGACAAGGGGAGGCTATGCAAAGGGCTTCAACTATTTTGAGTAGATATAAAGAAGATGGAGTGACTATACAAGTTGGCGGAAATGCTGTGATTTCTTTTGAATGTAAACTTTATTGA
- the rpmB gene encoding 50S ribosomal protein L28: MQRCEITGTGLISGNQISHSHRLTRRVWKPNLQVTTLNVNGSPIKVKVCARTLKTLKGASEVEVMRILKANIATLSERLLKHLNK; this comes from the coding sequence ATGCAAAGATGTGAAATTACAGGAACTGGTTTAATCAGTGGAAACCAAATATCTCACTCTCATAGATTGACTAGAAGAGTATGGAAACCAAATTTACAAGTAACAACTTTAAATGTTAATGGTAGTCCAATAAAAGTAAAAGTTTGTGCTAGAACTTTAAAAACTTTAAAAGGAGCTTCTGAAGTGGAAGTTATGAGAATTTTAAAGGCAAATATAGCAACTTTAAGTGAAAGATTATTAAAACATTTAAACAAATAA
- a CDS encoding AAA family ATPase, which yields MKRIPIGLSDFKHLIEEDFYYFDKTAFIEEVIKDGAAVKLFARPRRFGKTLNMSMLKYFFDIKNREENKKIFKDLYIEKTEAFKEQGQYPVIFLSLKDLKASTWEQMEEKISVTLSDLFSEYEYLLNELVETDFDKFKKIINEKANLSNLERALKFLTKILYEKYNKKVVVLIDEYDSPLVSAYINGYYEKAKDFFKTFYSTVLKDNTYLQMGVLTGIIRVIKAGIFSDLNNLRTYTILSDVYTDSYGLTEEEVKKSLKDYGIEQEISNVKDWYDGYRFGDSEVYNPWSILNFLQDKELRAYWVDTSGNDLINDVLKKITKNTIEALERLFNGEGLKQNISGTSDLSKLLSEEELWELMLFSGYLTIEEKIDQDNYVLRLPNKEVRTLYRKTFFERYFGRGSKLLYLMEALTENRIDEYEERLQEILLTSVSYNDTKKGNEAFYHGLIMGMGLYLEGDYITKSNTESGLGRYDFLIEPKNKAKRAYIMEFKATDSVEKLEEVSKEALEQIENKKYDVSLKQNGIKDITYMGIAFCGKEIKISYK from the coding sequence ATGAAAAGAATACCAATAGGATTAAGCGACTTTAAACATTTAATAGAAGAAGATTTTTATTATTTTGATAAAACAGCCTTTATAGAAGAAGTTATAAAAGATGGAGCAGCTGTAAAATTATTTGCAAGACCTAGAAGATTTGGAAAAACACTAAATATGTCTATGTTAAAGTATTTTTTTGATATAAAAAATAGAGAAGAAAATAAAAAAATATTCAAAGATTTATATATAGAAAAAACAGAAGCCTTTAAAGAACAAGGACAGTACCCAGTTATATTTTTATCTCTAAAAGATTTAAAAGCTTCAACTTGGGAACAAATGGAAGAAAAAATAAGTGTTACGCTTTCTGATTTATTTTCTGAATATGAATATTTACTAAATGAATTAGTAGAAACTGATTTTGATAAATTTAAGAAAATAATTAATGAAAAGGCTAATTTATCTAATTTAGAAAGAGCATTAAAATTTTTAACAAAAATACTATATGAAAAATATAATAAAAAGGTAGTAGTATTAATAGATGAGTATGATAGTCCTTTGGTATCAGCCTATATAAATGGATATTATGAAAAAGCAAAAGATTTTTTTAAAACTTTTTATAGCACAGTGCTAAAAGACAATACCTATTTACAAATGGGAGTTTTAACTGGGATAATAAGAGTAATAAAAGCTGGTATATTTTCAGATTTAAATAATTTAAGGACTTATACGATATTAAGTGATGTCTACACAGATAGTTATGGTTTAACAGAAGAAGAAGTAAAGAAAAGCCTTAAAGATTATGGAATAGAACAAGAAATATCAAATGTAAAAGATTGGTATGATGGATATAGATTTGGAGATAGTGAAGTATATAATCCTTGGAGTATATTAAATTTTTTACAAGATAAAGAATTAAGAGCTTATTGGGTGGATACTTCAGGAAATGACTTAATAAATGATGTATTAAAAAAAATAACAAAGAATACAATAGAAGCACTTGAAAGATTATTTAATGGTGAAGGATTAAAACAAAATATATCAGGGACATCAGATTTATCAAAATTACTGAGTGAAGAAGAATTATGGGAATTGATGTTATTCAGTGGCTATTTAACAATAGAAGAAAAAATAGATCAAGATAACTATGTATTGAGATTACCAAATAAAGAAGTGAGAACTTTATATAGAAAAACCTTTTTTGAAAGATACTTTGGTAGGGGAAGTAAATTATTATATTTAATGGAAGCCTTAACAGAAAATAGAATAGATGAATATGAAGAAAGATTACAAGAGATATTACTGACTTCAGTTAGCTACAATGATACTAAGAAAGGAAATGAAGCCTTTTACCATGGATTAATCATGGGTATGGGACTATATTTAGAAGGAGATTATATTACAAAGTCAAATACAGAAAGTGGTCTAGGAAGATATGACTTTTTAATAGAACCAAAGAATAAAGCTAAAAGAGCCTATATAATGGAATTTAAGGCAACAGATAGTGTAGAAAAATTAGAAGAAGTATCAAAAGAAGCATTGGAACAAATAGAAAATAAAAAATATGATGTATCACTAAAACAAAATGGTATAAAAGATATAACATATATGGGCATAGCATTTTGTGGAAAAGAAATAAAAATTAGTTATAAATAG
- the nikB gene encoding nickel ABC transporter permease, which translates to MYKYILKRLVLLIPVMLGVTLLVFAIMYLTPGDPAQLILGESAPKEAVAALREKMGLNDPFFMQYLRFVKNAIVGDFGRSYTTGREVFEEIFARFPNTVVLAVLGVIISIVIGIPVGIISATKQYSLTDSFSMVLALLGVSMPVFWLGLMLILLFSVKLGIFPSGGFDGFRSVILPSVALGVGSAAIVTRMTRSSMLEVIRQDYIRTARAKGVAEKVVINKHALKNALIPIITVVGLQFGGLLGGAVLTESVFSWPGVGRLMVDAIRQKDTPTVLASVVFLAVVYSVVNLLVDLLYAFVDPRIKSQYK; encoded by the coding sequence ATGTATAAATATATATTAAAAAGATTAGTTCTTCTAATTCCTGTAATGTTAGGAGTAACATTATTAGTTTTTGCAATCATGTATTTAACTCCTGGTGACCCTGCTCAATTAATCTTAGGAGAAAGTGCTCCTAAAGAAGCAGTTGCAGCACTGAGAGAAAAAATGGGATTGAATGATCCTTTCTTTATGCAATACTTAAGATTTGTAAAAAATGCAATAGTTGGGGATTTTGGAAGATCTTACACAACAGGTAGAGAAGTTTTTGAAGAAATATTTGCAAGATTTCCAAATACAGTTGTACTAGCTGTATTAGGAGTAATTATTTCTATAGTTATAGGAATACCTGTTGGAATAATATCAGCAACAAAACAATATTCACTTACAGATAGTTTTAGTATGGTTTTAGCTCTTTTAGGAGTTTCTATGCCAGTATTCTGGTTAGGACTTATGCTAATTTTATTATTCTCTGTAAAATTAGGAATATTCCCATCAGGAGGTTTTGATGGATTTAGAAGTGTAATTCTACCATCAGTAGCTCTTGGAGTTGGTTCTGCAGCAATAGTAACAAGAATGACAAGATCTTCTATGCTTGAAGTTATAAGACAAGACTATATTAGAACTGCAAGAGCTAAAGGTGTTGCTGAAAAAGTTGTTATTAATAAACATGCTTTAAAAAATGCTTTAATTCCTATTATCACTGTTGTAGGACTACAATTTGGAGGATTACTTGGAGGAGCGGTTCTAACTGAATCAGTATTCTCATGGCCTGGTGTTGGAAGACTTATGGTTGATGCTATAAGACAAAAAGACACACCTACTGTTTTAGCATCTGTTGTATTTTTGGCAGTTGTATATAGTGTGGTTAATTTATTGGTTGACTTATTATATGCTTTCGTAGACCCAAGAATTAAATCACAATATAAGTAG
- a CDS encoding ABC transporter ATP-binding protein — protein MENKKPLLVAKDISISFGALKAVDKFNLEIKSGELIGLIGPNGAGKTTVFNILTGVYNASSGEYTLDGEDVIRTSTSALVKKGLARTFQNIRLFKYLSVLDNVVAAYNFRMKYGILTGMFRLPSFWKEEKAAKEKAMELLKIFDLDKYANMHAGNLPYGEQRKLEIARAMATEPKILLLDEPAAGMNPKETEDLMNTIKLIRDKFGIAVLLIEHDMKLVLGICERLVVLNYGQILASGDPQEVINNPKVVEAYLGKEEDE, from the coding sequence ATGGAAAATAAAAAACCTCTTTTAGTAGCAAAAGATATTTCAATTAGCTTTGGAGCATTGAAAGCAGTAGATAAATTTAATTTAGAAATAAAATCTGGAGAGTTAATTGGTCTAATAGGACCAAATGGAGCGGGGAAAACAACAGTATTTAACATTTTAACAGGAGTATATAATGCTAGTTCAGGAGAATATACTTTAGATGGAGAAGATGTTATAAGAACATCAACTTCAGCTCTTGTAAAAAAAGGTTTGGCTCGTACTTTCCAAAATATCAGACTATTTAAGTACTTATCAGTTTTAGATAATGTTGTTGCTGCATATAACTTCCGTATGAAATATGGAATTTTAACTGGAATGTTTCGTTTACCAAGTTTTTGGAAAGAAGAAAAAGCAGCTAAAGAAAAAGCAATGGAACTTTTAAAGATATTTGATTTAGATAAGTATGCAAATATGCATGCTGGAAATCTACCTTATGGAGAACAAAGAAAATTAGAAATTGCCAGAGCCATGGCAACAGAACCTAAAATTCTTCTTTTAGATGAACCAGCAGCAGGTATGAACCCAAAAGAAACTGAAGATTTGATGAATACTATAAAATTAATTCGTGATAAGTTTGGAATAGCAGTTCTATTGATTGAACATGATATGAAGTTGGTATTAGGAATTTGTGAAAGATTAGTTGTCCTAAATTATGGACAAATATTAGCAAGTGGAGATCCACAAGAAGTAATTAATAATCCAAAAGTTGTAGAAGCATATTTAGGTAAGGAGGAAGATGAATAA
- a CDS encoding autotransporter serine protease fusolisin — MKKGILKSKMMLIALASVLFVSCGGGGGGGGGGGSSNLPVKPGTSPNTPSTPSTPSVPEDSYPKINNPLDGQKGNMSALKTNLYNAQRSSGAVIPKDTSTVDGRGVKVAILDTNFVDPVRSGANSAEDDDGNSITARRNKTLTYMYESVEIVNENPNHPYIQESGKTIITTTIRPTGSEHGEQVLEVVGNLDLAPNNHATVIGSSNKANNKIGVILGSIGWDYEYIENGTTKKRIAGVFATQEVYEAAMARFGSQSVKIFNQSFGAKGESYDDSQYSTYKGEGNFPLTFAKMNSTDEPNYMLPYFRDAVENKGGLFVWAAGNDQNKSSSLEAGLPYFDNKLEKGWISVVGVSPEKDGKYNVLDKLSKAGSEAAYWSISATERGVKKATALYTSIEIPIGSSFAAPKVTRAAALVYDKYDWMTADQIRQTLFTTTDKTELTQDPATMSEANLRNVTMFPDSTYGWGMLNEKRALKGPGAFMDISKYGDTSIFKANLPAGKTSYFDNDIYGNGGLEKLGAGTLHLTGNNSFSGGSTVTAGTLEIHQIHSSPITVGSGGTLVLNPKAIVGYNSSSFDLIGTVDPQKITDSGIKVKNYGNVKFNGNTAIIGGDYVAYNGSNTQVGFKNSVKVLGTIRIENANISILSNGYITKNETSTVMEAKSIEGNIANVETNGMRTANVEVKDGKVIATLSRQNVVDYVGEEASASSKNVAENVEKVFEDLDNKIEKGIATEREILAARTLQTMATSTFTSATEVMSGEIYASAQALTLSQAQDVNRDLSNRFSRIDNLKNSNADTEVWFSALGGAGKLKREGYASADTRVVGGQVGIDKRFTPTTTLGVALNYSYAHADFNKYAGESKSDMVGLSLYGKQDLGKDFYLAARLGVANVSSKVERELLTATGDRVDGKINHHDKILSTYIELGKKFSWFTPFIGVSQDYLRRGSFDESNATWGIKADKKTYRATNFLVGARAEYVADKYKLHASISHSINTDKRDLAYEGRFTGSNVRQKYYGVKQAKHTTWLGFGVFREISPAFGVYGNIDFRLESNKGRDSVFSTGIQYRF; from the coding sequence ATGAAAAAAGGAATTTTAAAAAGTAAAATGATGTTAATTGCTTTAGCTTCTGTCTTATTTGTCAGCTGTGGTGGAGGAGGCGGAGGCGGAGGTGGTGGAGGATCAAGTAACTTACCAGTAAAACCTGGAACTAGTCCAAATACACCAAGCACACCAAGCACACCAAGTGTACCAGAAGACAGTTATCCCAAAATTAATAATCCATTAGATGGTCAAAAAGGAAATATGTCAGCATTAAAAACAAATCTTTATAATGCACAAAGAAGTTCTGGTGCTGTTATACCAAAGGATACTAGTACAGTAGATGGAAGAGGAGTAAAGGTTGCAATATTAGACACTAACTTTGTAGATCCAGTAAGATCTGGAGCTAATAGTGCTGAAGATGATGATGGTAATTCAATAACTGCAAGAAGAAATAAAACATTGACATATATGTATGAGAGTGTAGAAATAGTGAATGAAAATCCAAATCATCCATATATACAAGAAAGTGGTAAAACTATAATTACAACAACTATAAGACCAACTGGTTCAGAACATGGAGAACAAGTTTTAGAAGTTGTTGGAAATTTAGATCTTGCACCAAATAATCATGCAACAGTTATAGGCTCAAGTAATAAAGCTAATAATAAGATAGGAGTCATCTTAGGAAGTATTGGTTGGGATTATGAATACATAGAAAATGGAACTACTAAAAAGAGAATAGCGGGAGTTTTTGCAACACAAGAGGTTTATGAAGCGGCAATGGCTAGATTTGGAAGTCAAAGTGTAAAGATATTCAATCAGTCTTTTGGTGCTAAGGGGGAATCTTATGATGATTCACAATATAGTACTTATAAAGGAGAAGGAAATTTTCCATTAACTTTTGCAAAAATGAATTCAACAGATGAACCAAACTATATGCTACCTTATTTTAGAGACGCAGTAGAAAATAAAGGTGGTTTATTTGTGTGGGCTGCTGGAAATGATCAAAATAAAAGCTCATCATTGGAAGCAGGATTACCATATTTTGACAATAAATTGGAAAAAGGTTGGATATCTGTTGTTGGTGTAAGTCCAGAAAAAGATGGTAAATACAATGTACTTGATAAGCTATCAAAGGCTGGAAGTGAAGCAGCATATTGGTCTATTTCAGCTACTGAAAGAGGAGTAAAGAAAGCTACAGCTCTATATACATCTATAGAAATACCAATAGGATCATCTTTTGCAGCACCAAAAGTTACAAGAGCAGCAGCTTTAGTGTATGATAAATATGATTGGATGACAGCTGACCAAATTCGTCAAACTTTGTTTACTACAACAGATAAGACAGAATTAACTCAAGATCCAGCAACTATGTCTGAAGCTAACTTGAGAAATGTTACTATGTTCCCAGATAGTACTTATGGTTGGGGAATGTTGAATGAAAAAAGAGCTCTAAAAGGTCCAGGAGCATTTATGGATATAAGTAAATACGGAGATACAAGTATATTCAAAGCAAATCTTCCAGCAGGAAAAACTTCATATTTTGACAATGATATCTATGGAAATGGAGGATTGGAAAAATTAGGAGCAGGTACACTTCATTTGACAGGAAACAACTCTTTTAGTGGAGGAAGTACAGTTACAGCAGGAACATTGGAAATTCATCAAATTCACTCAAGTCCAATAACAGTAGGATCAGGAGGAACTTTAGTTCTTAATCCTAAAGCTATAGTTGGATATAATTCTTCTAGTTTTGATTTGATTGGAACAGTAGATCCACAAAAGATAACTGATAGTGGAATAAAAGTAAAGAATTATGGAAATGTAAAATTTAATGGAAATACAGCTATTATAGGTGGAGATTATGTTGCTTACAATGGTTCAAATACACAAGTAGGATTTAAAAATTCAGTTAAAGTTTTAGGAACAATCAGAATAGAAAATGCTAATATTAGTATACTATCAAATGGTTATATAACTAAAAATGAAACATCAACTGTAATGGAAGCTAAATCAATTGAGGGAAATATAGCAAATGTTGAAACTAATGGTATGAGAACAGCAAATGTAGAAGTAAAAGATGGAAAAGTAATTGCAACATTATCAAGACAAAATGTTGTTGATTATGTTGGAGAAGAAGCAAGTGCTTCATCTAAAAATGTAGCTGAAAATGTTGAAAAAGTTTTCGAAGATCTAGATAATAAAATTGAAAAAGGAATAGCAACTGAAAGAGAAATATTAGCAGCAAGAACTTTACAAACTATGGCTACATCAACATTTACAAGTGCAACAGAAGTAATGTCTGGAGAAATTTATGCTTCAGCTCAAGCATTGACATTATCTCAAGCACAAGATGTTAATAGAGATTTATCTAATAGATTTTCAAGAATAGATAATTTAAAAAATTCTAATGCTGATACAGAAGTATGGTTCTCTGCTTTAGGAGGAGCTGGAAAATTAAAAAGAGAAGGTTATGCTTCAGCTGATACAAGAGTTGTAGGAGGACAGGTAGGAATAGATAAAAGATTTACTCCTACAACAACTCTAGGAGTTGCTTTAAATTACTCTTATGCTCATGCAGATTTTAATAAGTATGCTGGAGAATCAAAGAGTGACATGGTAGGTTTATCTCTATATGGTAAACAAGATTTAGGAAAAGATTTTTATCTTGCAGCTAGATTGGGAGTAGCTAATGTTTCATCAAAGGTTGAAAGAGAACTTTTAACTGCAACAGGAGATAGAGTTGATGGAAAGATAAATCACCATGATAAAATACTATCAACTTATATAGAACTTGGAAAGAAATTCTCATGGTTCACACCTTTCATAGGAGTTTCTCAAGATTATTTAAGAAGAGGAAGTTTTGATGAATCAAATGCTACTTGGGGAATAAAAGCTGACAAAAAAACATATAGAGCAACAAATTTCTTAGTAGGAGCAAGAGCTGAATATGTAGCTGATAAGTATAAATTGCATGCATCTATAAGTCATTCAATAAATACTGATAAGAGAGACCTTGCTTATGAAGGAAGATTTACAGGAAGTAATGTAAGACAAAAATACTATGGAGTAAAACAAGCTAAACATACAACTTGGCTAGGTTTTGGAGTATTTAGAGAAATAAGTCCTGCATTTGGAGTTTATGGAAACATAGACTTTAGATTGGAAAGCAATAAAGGAAGAGACTCTGTTTTCTCAACAGGAATACAATATAGATTCTAA
- a CDS encoding ABC transporter substrate-binding protein has product MKKKFGLLMTIILSVLFLVACGGSGDKKEAATGANTGKDTLVIGQGADAKSLDPHASNDNPSSNIRVQIYDRLMDLDENGVPQPMLAESWERPDDKTIIFHLRKGVKFHNGDEMKASDVKFSLERALASPEVSHILAGINGVEVIDDYTVKVTTEKPMAAILNNLSHITIAILSERATKEAGDKFGQNPVGSGPYKFVSWQSGDRVTLEAFPEYWQGEAPVKNVVYRNIVEETNRTIGLETGELDIIYDIQGLDKNKLRDDERFVLIEGPQVSMTYLGFNMKKAPYDNPKVREAISYAIDQKPIIDTVFLGAGEAGNSIIGPNVWGYYDVEKYTQDIEKAKALLAEAGFPDGFKAKIWVNDNPVRRDTAVILQDQLKQIGIDLTIETVEWGAFLDGTARGDHEMFLLGWGTVTRDPDYGMYELISSSTMGAAGNRSFYSNPTVDKLLEEGKTELDPEKRKAIYKEIQEIIRKDIPMYMIIYPLQNVVTQKNIKNFKLDPANAHRIYGVTKE; this is encoded by the coding sequence ATGAAGAAAAAGTTTGGTTTATTAATGACAATTATTTTAAGTGTGTTATTTTTAGTAGCATGTGGAGGAAGTGGTGACAAAAAAGAAGCAGCTACTGGAGCTAATACTGGTAAGGATACTTTGGTTATAGGACAAGGAGCAGATGCTAAATCACTAGACCCTCATGCATCAAACGATAACCCATCTTCAAATATTAGAGTACAAATCTATGATAGATTGATGGATCTTGATGAAAATGGAGTACCTCAACCTATGTTAGCTGAATCTTGGGAAAGACCTGATGACAAGACTATCATTTTCCATTTAAGAAAAGGAGTTAAATTCCACAATGGTGATGAAATGAAAGCATCAGACGTTAAATTCTCATTAGAAAGAGCTTTAGCATCACCTGAAGTTTCTCACATTTTAGCAGGAATAAATGGAGTAGAAGTTATAGATGACTATACAGTAAAAGTAACTACTGAAAAACCTATGGCAGCTATTTTAAATAACTTATCACATATAACTATAGCTATTTTAAGTGAAAGAGCTACAAAAGAAGCTGGAGATAAATTTGGACAAAATCCAGTAGGATCAGGGCCATATAAATTTGTTTCTTGGCAAAGTGGAGACAGAGTTACTCTAGAAGCTTTCCCTGAATACTGGCAAGGTGAAGCACCTGTTAAAAATGTAGTATACAGAAATATAGTTGAAGAAACTAACAGAACTATAGGATTAGAAACAGGAGAATTAGACATAATTTATGATATTCAAGGTTTAGATAAAAATAAATTAAGAGATGATGAAAGATTCGTTCTAATTGAAGGGCCACAAGTTTCAATGACTTATCTTGGATTCAATATGAAAAAAGCTCCTTATGATAATCCAAAAGTAAGAGAAGCTATATCTTATGCAATAGATCAAAAACCTATAATAGATACAGTATTCTTAGGAGCTGGAGAAGCTGGAAACTCTATAATAGGACCAAATGTATGGGGATATTATGATGTTGAAAAATATACTCAAGATATAGAAAAAGCTAAAGCTTTATTAGCTGAAGCTGGATTCCCAGATGGATTTAAAGCAAAAATTTGGGTAAATGATAACCCTGTAAGAAGAGACACAGCTGTAATATTACAAGACCAATTAAAACAAATTGGAATAGACTTAACAATAGAAACAGTTGAATGGGGAGCATTCTTAGATGGTACAGCAAGAGGAGATCATGAAATGTTCTTACTAGGATGGGGAACTGTTACAAGAGACCCAGACTATGGTATGTATGAATTAATAAGTTCTTCTACTATGGGAGCAGCAGGAAACAGATCTTTCTACTCTAATCCAACAGTTGATAAATTATTAGAAGAAGGAAAAACTGAACTTGATCCTGAAAAGAGAAAGGCTATCTATAAAGAAATACAAGAAATTATCAGAAAAGATATTCCTATGTATATGATAATCTATCCTTTACAAAATGTTGTAACACAAAAGAATATTAAAAACTTTAAATTGGATCCAGCAAATGCTCATAGAATATATGGAGTAACAAAAGAATAA